A single region of the Rhodospirillales bacterium genome encodes:
- the rpsL gene encoding 30S ribosomal protein S12, with amino-acid sequence MPTVNQLIRKPRKPRRARNKVPALEACPQKRGVCTRVYTITPKKPNSALRKVARVRLTNGFEVTSYIPGEGHNLQEHSVVMIRGGRVKDLPGVRYHVVRGTLDIQGVSNRRQGRSKYGAKRPK; translated from the coding sequence ATGCCGACTGTTAACCAGCTTATCCGAAAACCGCGAAAGCCGCGCCGCGCGCGCAACAAGGTGCCCGCCTTGGAGGCTTGCCCGCAGAAGCGTGGCGTTTGTACGCGCGTCTATACGATCACTCCGAAGAAGCCGAACTCTGCGCTTCGTAAGGTGGCCCGCGTGCGTCTGACCAACGGCTTTGAAGTGACAAGCTATATACCCGGTGAGGGTCACAATCTGCAGGAACATTCTGTGGTCATGATCCGTGGCGGTCGTGTGAAGGACTTGCCTGGTGTGCGCTATCACGTTGTTCGCGGCACGCTCGACATCCAGGGCGTCTCCAACCGTCGCCAGGGCCGTTCGAAGTACGGTGCCAAGCGACCGAAGTAA
- the rpsG gene encoding 30S ribosomal protein S7: MSRRRAAEKREVLPDALHGDTVLTKFINSLMYDGKKAVAEGIVYNALDRIRDKTGQDPVGLFHQALGNVKPAVEVRSRRVGGATYQVPVEVRTDRQQALAIRWLISAARTRSETTMVDRLSGELMDAVHQRGAAVKKREDTHRMADANKAFSHYRW; encoded by the coding sequence ATGTCACGCCGCCGCGCTGCCGAAAAACGCGAGGTTCTGCCCGACGCCCTGCATGGCGACACAGTTCTGACCAAGTTCATCAACAGCCTGATGTACGACGGCAAGAAGGCCGTCGCCGAGGGTATCGTGTACAACGCGCTCGATCGTATCCGTGACAAGACGGGTCAGGATCCGGTCGGGCTGTTCCATCAGGCCCTGGGCAACGTGAAGCCCGCGGTCGAGGTGCGCTCTCGCCGTGTCGGCGGCGCCACCTATCAGGTTCCCGTGGAGGTGCGGACAGATCGTCAGCAGGCGCTGGCGATCCGGTGGCTGATCTCGGCCGCACGCACGCGGTCGGAGACCACCATGGTGGACCGCCTTTCAGGCGAACTCATGGATGCGGTGCACCAGCGTGGTGCCGCCGTGAAAAAACGCGAGGACACACACAGGATGGCAGACGCCAACAAGGCGTTCTCCCACTATCGCTGGTAA